In a genomic window of Anoxybacter fermentans:
- the purL gene encoding phosphoribosylformylglycinamidine synthase subunit PurL has translation MLTAELKEKLAANGLTYDEYQRIIEILGRKPNDLELALYGVMWSEHCSYKHSKAQLKTLPTEGECVLQGPGENAGIIDIGGGMAAVFKIESHNHPSAIEPYQGAATGVGGIVRDVFAMGARPIALLDSLRFGDLSDEHVQYLFNGVVAGIADYGNSLGIPTVGGETYFNKSYQGNPLVNAMCVGVMPVSDMVTASASGVGNPVMIVGAATGRDGIKGASFASEELGENSEENRPSVQVGDPFMEKLLMEACLELIKTGAVVGIQDMGAAGLTSSSCEMASRAGTGIELDVALVPAREEGMTPYDFMLSESQERMLVVPKKGREEEVKAIFERWGLNAVVIGKVTDDGNLTIKENGKIVAQLPARSLAHDAPVYHPESRRPAYLDEVEKFDLNQIPLPADEEYNEILFKLISSPNLASKAWIYRQYDHMVRSNTVVLPGSDAAVIRVEGTDRGLAISTDCNSRYCYLNPRRGTMIAVAEAARNVVCSGGKPLAITDGMNFGNPEKPEIFYQFKESIAGMREACLALNTPVTGGNVSFYNECSGKAIYPTPIIGMVGVLENFEDAVTISFKDEGDLIFLIGINKEELGGSEYLSLIYGLETGQVPELDLKLEKAVQQAVLDAIRAKIIKSAHDCAEGGLAVALAECTFEQGLGAVIELDEDKIRPDALLFGETQSRIIVTIEEKDVERFMTICSVNNVPVQRLGRVQGDKLKINNWIEVEVTQLKFRWEEAIPCIMNQR, from the coding sequence ATGTTAACAGCAGAACTTAAGGAAAAACTGGCTGCCAATGGTTTAACCTATGATGAATATCAGAGAATTATTGAAATTTTAGGCCGTAAACCCAATGATCTGGAATTGGCTCTCTATGGTGTAATGTGGTCTGAACACTGTAGCTATAAGCATTCTAAGGCTCAATTAAAGACTCTTCCCACTGAAGGTGAATGTGTTTTACAGGGGCCGGGTGAAAATGCCGGAATTATCGATATTGGTGGTGGTATGGCTGCCGTCTTTAAGATTGAAAGTCACAACCATCCGTCTGCTATCGAACCATATCAGGGCGCTGCCACAGGTGTGGGAGGGATAGTACGGGATGTATTTGCTATGGGTGCTCGACCAATTGCGTTACTCGATTCTCTGCGTTTTGGTGATCTTTCAGATGAACATGTCCAATACCTCTTTAACGGTGTAGTTGCGGGGATTGCTGATTACGGTAACAGTCTGGGAATCCCTACTGTTGGCGGTGAGACCTATTTTAATAAAAGTTATCAGGGCAATCCATTAGTTAATGCTATGTGTGTTGGGGTAATGCCGGTCAGTGATATGGTTACTGCTTCTGCATCCGGGGTTGGCAATCCGGTTATGATAGTAGGTGCTGCTACTGGTCGGGATGGTATTAAAGGCGCCAGCTTTGCTTCTGAGGAGTTAGGCGAAAATTCGGAAGAGAATCGGCCGTCGGTTCAAGTGGGAGATCCTTTTATGGAAAAATTACTGATGGAAGCCTGCCTGGAACTGATAAAAACCGGAGCTGTAGTTGGTATTCAGGATATGGGAGCTGCAGGGCTTACAAGTTCTTCCTGTGAAATGGCCAGCAGAGCCGGTACGGGAATTGAATTGGATGTGGCATTAGTTCCTGCCCGGGAAGAAGGTATGACTCCATATGACTTTATGCTCTCTGAGTCCCAGGAGCGGATGCTGGTGGTTCCAAAGAAAGGGCGTGAAGAAGAGGTAAAAGCTATTTTTGAACGGTGGGGTTTAAATGCTGTGGTTATCGGTAAGGTAACCGATGATGGCAATTTGACCATTAAGGAAAATGGCAAAATCGTGGCTCAACTTCCAGCCCGCTCTTTAGCCCATGATGCACCTGTATACCATCCGGAGAGCAGACGTCCGGCCTATCTGGATGAAGTAGAGAAATTTGACTTAAATCAAATCCCATTACCGGCAGATGAAGAATATAATGAAATTTTGTTTAAATTAATAAGTAGTCCTAATCTTGCCAGTAAAGCCTGGATTTATAGGCAGTATGATCATATGGTCAGGAGTAATACTGTGGTTCTTCCAGGTTCTGATGCTGCGGTTATACGTGTAGAAGGTACAGATCGGGGTCTTGCGATCTCGACTGACTGTAATAGTCGCTATTGTTATCTAAATCCGCGTCGTGGTACCATGATTGCGGTGGCAGAAGCGGCCCGGAATGTGGTTTGCAGCGGTGGCAAACCGCTGGCCATTACAGATGGAATGAATTTCGGTAATCCTGAGAAGCCGGAGATATTTTATCAATTTAAAGAATCGATTGCCGGAATGAGAGAGGCCTGTCTGGCTTTAAACACTCCCGTTACCGGAGGTAATGTTAGTTTTTACAATGAATGTTCAGGTAAAGCAATATATCCAACCCCAATTATTGGAATGGTGGGTGTTTTAGAAAATTTTGAAGATGCGGTTACCATAAGCTTTAAAGATGAGGGTGATTTGATATTTCTTATTGGTATTAACAAAGAAGAGTTGGGCGGCAGCGAGTATTTGTCTTTAATTTACGGTCTTGAAACAGGTCAGGTACCTGAGCTTGATCTTAAATTGGAAAAAGCAGTTCAACAAGCTGTTCTGGATGCAATAAGAGCAAAGATTATAAAATCGGCTCATGACTGTGCAGAAGGTGGATTGGCGGTGGCTCTTGCTGAATGTACATTTGAACAGGGGTTAGGGGCAGTAATTGAATTAGATGAAGATAAAATTCGACCTGATGCTCTGCTCTTTGGTGAAACCCAATCCCGGATTATAGTTACCATTGAAGAGAAAGATGTTGAGCGGTTTATGACTATATGTAGTGTAAATAATGTCCCTGTCCAAAGATTGGGCCGGGTTCAGGGTGATAAATTGAAGATTAATAATTGGATTGAAGTAGAAGTTACCCAACTAAAATTCAGATGGGAGGAGGCTATTCCATGTATTATGAACCAAAGATAA
- the purQ gene encoding phosphoribosylformylglycinamidine synthase I, which yields MHFGIIVFPGSNCDHDCKYAVEFMGHTAEYLWHADRVSLDRFDCIIIPGGFSYGDYLRAGAIARFAPIMEEVQKFARKGGLVIGICNGFQILLEAGLLPGAMQKNRSLKFQCEYIYLRVENADTPFTNQMRKGEVIQLPIAHGEGNYYLNPEEIAKLEANGQILLRYATPEGEVTDEVNPNGSISNIAGIVNESKNIFGLMPHPERAVDDRLGNGCIDGRKIFNSIIAYLTEKGELPC from the coding sequence ATGCATTTTGGAATCATAGTCTTTCCCGGCTCCAACTGTGATCATGATTGTAAATATGCTGTAGAGTTTATGGGCCATACTGCTGAATATCTCTGGCATGCTGATAGAGTATCTCTTGATAGATTTGACTGTATTATCATTCCCGGGGGTTTTTCCTATGGGGATTATTTGAGAGCAGGAGCAATAGCCCGGTTTGCTCCGATAATGGAGGAGGTACAGAAATTTGCCCGAAAGGGAGGACTGGTCATAGGAATTTGTAATGGTTTTCAGATTTTATTGGAAGCGGGACTTTTACCGGGAGCGATGCAAAAAAACCGGAGTCTGAAATTTCAATGTGAATATATCTATCTTAGAGTGGAGAATGCCGATACCCCTTTTACTAATCAGATGAGAAAAGGAGAAGTAATCCAGCTTCCCATAGCCCACGGAGAAGGAAATTATTATTTGAATCCTGAGGAAATTGCAAAGCTTGAAGCTAATGGACAGATTCTTCTCCGCTATGCTACCCCGGAAGGTGAAGTGACTGATGAAGTAAATCCCAATGGTTCCATCTCCAATATTGCCGGGATTGTCAATGAAAGTAAAAATATCTTTGGCCTGATGCCTCATCCAGAAAGGGCAGTTGATGATCGGCTGGGTAATGGCTGTATAGATGGACGTAAAATTTTTAACTCAATTATTGCATATTTGACAGAGAAGGGGGAACTCCCATGTTAA
- the purS gene encoding phosphoribosylformylglycinamidine synthase subunit PurS, with translation MFRVELKIMPRKGILNPESSTVTRALKAMGYDKVKGLEIGKFMEFVVNLDDVKTAEAYVEEICKRLLANPVIEDYIYEIFPLEEE, from the coding sequence ATGTTTAGAGTTGAATTAAAGATTATGCCGCGGAAAGGTATCTTAAATCCAGAAAGTTCTACGGTTACCCGGGCCCTTAAGGCAATGGGGTATGATAAGGTTAAAGGATTGGAAATAGGTAAGTTTATGGAGTTTGTTGTAAATCTAGATGATGTCAAAACAGCAGAAGCCTATGTAGAAGAGATTTGCAAACGTCTGCTGGCCAATCCAGTTATAGAAGATTATATCTATGAGATTTTTCCACTGGAGGAGGAGTAA
- the purC gene encoding phosphoribosylaminoimidazolesuccinocarboxamide synthase, whose protein sequence is MQKLELRYEGKAKKIFATDKPGILWVEFKDDATAFNGQKKGTIDNKGRYNNLISATIFKMLSDLGVENHFVELISDTEMLVKGVEIIPVELVVRNITAGSLCRRLGIKEGIRLETPLVEFYYKNDELGDPLITEDHIRVLNIAAPEEVVYLREEALKINSILIEYFRKLGIDLVDYKLEFGKTPEGKILLADEISPDTCRLWDKSTGDKLDKDRFRLDMGKVEEAYQEILRRVRG, encoded by the coding sequence ATTCAGAAATTAGAATTACGTTATGAAGGAAAGGCTAAAAAAATTTTTGCAACTGATAAACCCGGTATTCTCTGGGTTGAGTTTAAAGATGATGCCACTGCCTTTAATGGGCAGAAGAAAGGTACTATTGATAATAAAGGCAGGTACAATAACCTGATTTCTGCTACCATTTTTAAAATGTTAAGTGATTTAGGTGTTGAAAATCATTTTGTTGAATTAATCAGTGATACGGAGATGCTGGTCAAAGGAGTAGAGATTATTCCTGTTGAATTAGTAGTAAGAAATATTACTGCTGGCAGTCTCTGTAGAAGGTTAGGGATTAAAGAGGGTATAAGATTGGAAACTCCATTGGTGGAATTTTATTATAAGAATGATGAACTGGGTGATCCTTTGATTACAGAAGATCACATTAGGGTTTTAAATATTGCAGCACCTGAAGAGGTTGTATACTTAAGAGAGGAAGCATTAAAAATTAATTCTATTTTGATTGAATATTTCAGGAAATTAGGAATTGATCTGGTGGATTATAAATTAGAGTTTGGTAAAACCCCTGAGGGTAAAATTCTTCTGGCAGATGAAATTTCTCCAGATACCTGCCGGTTATGGGATAAATCAACGGGTGATAAACTGGATAAAGATCGGTTCCGTCTGGATATGGGGAAGGTCGAGGAAGCATATCAGGAGATTTTGCGCCGGGTGCGGGGTTAA
- a CDS encoding lyase family protein — protein MERNIFKNISPLDHRYSIPEEEFKDLSYYLSEEAVIRTQAEVELALIKVLHKRGFCGIEVVKEVKEAVKTITPEEVYKEEQKTRHNIRALVNCIRNRVSPEARPFVHFSATSVDIMDTSAAIRYRDAAEKLILPALKDLMTVLLEVAWTERKTIQIGRTHGQHAVPITFGFALSLYISRLGQQMEKIRKAAANLRGKMAGAVGAYNASSLFIDDPIQFEKDVLAELGLKPAPISSQIVQPEYVLDFVHTLVSTFGILANFADDMRHLQRTEIDEVGEYFAPDQIGSSTMPHKRNPVNYENVKSMYKEFMPRMVTLYLDQISEHQRDLTNSASGRFVVEIIAGLVLSIRRLTRVISNMWVNREQMKANFDKTRESFIAEPLYILLAGYGHPDAHEAVRLKTLKAKETGKTVYQLMLEDEEMKKYWDRFTDEQKLLIQNPERYLGQAVEKTEFIVREWKEKLKNF, from the coding sequence ATGGAGAGAAATATTTTTAAGAACATAAGCCCGCTGGATCATCGTTATTCAATCCCGGAAGAGGAATTTAAAGATTTGTCCTATTATCTTTCTGAAGAAGCAGTGATCCGTACCCAGGCTGAAGTGGAGTTGGCATTAATAAAAGTGTTACATAAGCGGGGTTTTTGTGGTATTGAGGTGGTAAAAGAGGTAAAAGAAGCTGTAAAGACCATTACCCCTGAAGAAGTCTATAAAGAAGAGCAGAAGACCAGACATAATATTCGCGCACTGGTTAACTGTATTCGCAATCGGGTGAGTCCAGAGGCCAGACCATTTGTTCATTTTTCGGCTACTTCTGTAGATATTATGGATACTTCTGCTGCGATTCGTTATCGTGATGCAGCAGAAAAATTAATCTTACCGGCATTAAAAGATCTGATGACAGTTCTTTTAGAGGTTGCCTGGACTGAACGGAAGACTATTCAAATTGGTCGGACTCATGGACAGCATGCTGTGCCCATCACTTTTGGATTTGCACTTTCCTTATATATAAGCCGTTTAGGTCAGCAAATGGAAAAAATCCGTAAGGCAGCAGCTAATTTACGGGGAAAGATGGCTGGAGCAGTTGGTGCATATAATGCCAGTTCTTTATTTATAGATGATCCCATCCAATTTGAGAAGGATGTATTAGCTGAGTTAGGGTTAAAACCGGCTCCTATTTCATCACAGATTGTTCAACCTGAATATGTTCTGGATTTTGTTCATACTCTTGTCTCCACCTTTGGGATTTTGGCCAATTTTGCAGATGATATGCGCCATTTACAGAGGACGGAGATTGATGAAGTAGGAGAATATTTTGCACCTGATCAGATTGGTTCTTCAACAATGCCTCATAAGCGGAATCCCGTCAACTATGAGAATGTTAAAAGTATGTACAAGGAGTTTATGCCGCGGATGGTTACCCTTTATCTGGACCAGATTTCTGAACACCAAAGGGATTTAACCAATTCTGCATCTGGGCGATTTGTGGTAGAGATAATTGCTGGACTGGTGCTTTCTATTAGGCGTTTGACCCGGGTAATCAGTAATATGTGGGTCAACCGGGAGCAGATGAAAGCAAATTTTGATAAGACCCGGGAATCATTTATTGCTGAACCGCTGTATATTCTCCTGGCTGGTTACGGCCACCCAGATGCCCATGAGGCAGTCAGGCTTAAGACACTTAAGGCAAAGGAGACGGGTAAGACAGTCTATCAATTGATGTTAGAAGATGAGGAGATGAAAAAATATTGGGATCGATTTACAGATGAACAAAAACTTTTGATTCAAAATCCAGAACGGTATCTGGGCCAGGCTGTAGAAAAAACTGAATTCATTGTTCGTGAGTGGAAAGAGAAATTAAAAAATTTCTAA
- a CDS encoding carboxypeptidase-like regulatory domain-containing protein, with product MKLKKLLFMSVFLIIVLSLTGCFNVKTLNKTTVTYSDLNVKVINSNGSTIEADLIVLIDSDKNIVDFTTNSSIYQFPNLKSGKYTLVVGKEGYKAFIDDNLLISKDITKEVKLIEEEDLTQVKIEVYDENGQPIDNAQITVFKDGNIVNKGLTINGEVFLPRIWRGILYEYKIEKRGYKSYSGYYFNRFDAGYITIYLNSSTSETSIPEFEEYIFDAEDEKSISLGYLGSNDYIVVGITPLNFNSNTNNHFEGTITANINNKNIETNLIQLPIKREMAKLQQLKNNFYNLKENIYFNQKELDAKLRQKEKELIEQYGFEEILKNITKSRFNIQSYSLGSERTFYIRDFNREEYYYSITATLKRISNHSYIYVDNNITINQTDLDYIAEQFDNQIYPTNMKFFASHEYTSYDYDENGKIIILLTPIIFDGPGIVMGYFFLGDYLPKTYIEDSNEADMIYLNSNVLELDNDKKSLLNELLSTVAHEFQHLIFFCEKLFAYRVIEDTWINEGFSGLAQYLNGYYNYVGDGRIYNSDGTETNPDALGYFNKPADESLLSWENKLSDYGASNLFAFYLYHLFGEQIIKDINTSPSDPVNVISEKYRTFSTLFLDWIATNYVGEYDINPILNYPMDLKVQPETKILNALNISEDFSIKATGVLYYLICGTGADITLNINLNANTGVFIYRSIYQEEI from the coding sequence ATGAAATTAAAAAAACTACTATTTATGAGTGTTTTTTTAATTATAGTGTTAAGTTTAACTGGATGCTTCAACGTAAAAACCTTAAATAAAACCACTGTAACTTACTCTGACCTTAATGTGAAAGTAATAAATTCTAATGGTTCAACCATCGAGGCTGATTTAATTGTCTTGATTGATTCTGATAAAAATATTGTTGATTTCACCACAAATTCATCTATATATCAATTCCCTAATCTTAAAAGCGGTAAATATACATTGGTAGTAGGCAAAGAAGGGTATAAAGCATTTATAGACGATAATCTCTTAATCTCAAAAGATATTACAAAAGAGGTTAAATTAATTGAAGAGGAAGACCTTACTCAGGTCAAAATTGAAGTTTATGATGAAAATGGACAACCAATCGATAATGCGCAAATTACTGTATTCAAAGATGGAAACATTGTCAATAAAGGACTAACTATCAATGGTGAAGTTTTTCTACCCCGTATCTGGCGCGGTATCCTATATGAATATAAAATTGAAAAAAGAGGTTATAAAAGTTATTCTGGATACTATTTTAATAGATTTGATGCAGGATATATTACCATATATTTAAACTCATCAACTTCAGAAACATCTATTCCGGAATTTGAAGAATATATTTTTGATGCTGAAGATGAAAAATCTATTTCTTTAGGTTATCTGGGTTCTAATGATTATATAGTAGTGGGTATAACTCCGCTTAATTTCAATTCTAATACTAACAACCATTTTGAAGGTACCATTACAGCCAATATCAATAACAAAAATATTGAAACTAATCTAATCCAACTCCCAATAAAAAGGGAGATGGCAAAATTACAGCAGCTTAAAAATAATTTTTATAATTTAAAAGAGAATATCTATTTTAACCAGAAAGAATTGGATGCAAAATTACGTCAAAAAGAAAAAGAACTGATAGAACAATATGGATTTGAGGAGATATTGAAAAATATTACAAAATCCCGGTTTAACATTCAATCATATTCTCTGGGATCTGAAAGAACATTTTATATTCGGGATTTTAATAGAGAAGAATATTATTATTCAATAACTGCTACTTTAAAAAGGATCAGCAATCATTCTTATATTTATGTTGACAATAATATCACAATCAATCAGACAGATTTAGATTACATTGCTGAACAATTTGATAATCAAATATATCCTACTAATATGAAGTTTTTTGCCAGTCATGAATACACTTCATACGATTATGATGAAAATGGAAAAATAATAATTTTATTAACCCCCATAATATTTGATGGCCCTGGAATAGTTATGGGATATTTCTTTTTAGGTGACTACTTACCAAAAACATATATTGAAGATTCCAATGAAGCAGATATGATCTATCTTAATTCTAATGTCCTTGAATTGGATAATGATAAGAAAAGTCTGTTAAATGAGTTATTAAGTACTGTAGCTCATGAATTCCAGCATTTAATCTTTTTCTGTGAAAAACTATTTGCATATCGTGTTATTGAAGATACCTGGATCAATGAAGGATTCTCAGGTCTAGCACAGTATCTAAACGGATATTATAATTATGTTGGTGATGGACGGATTTATAATAGTGACGGAACCGAAACTAATCCAGATGCTTTAGGATATTTTAATAAACCGGCTGATGAATCACTTCTATCCTGGGAAAATAAACTAAGCGATTATGGTGCCAGTAACCTATTTGCGTTCTATCTATATCATCTATTTGGAGAACAAATCATTAAAGATATAAATACAAGTCCATCTGATCCTGTTAATGTTATTTCTGAAAAATATCGTACATTCTCTACTCTATTTCTGGACTGGATTGCAACCAATTATGTAGGGGAATATGATATTAATCCAATATTAAATTATCCTATGGATTTAAAAGTTCAACCCGAAACAAAAATATTAAATGCATTAAATATAAGCGAAGATTTTTCCATCAAAGCCACTGGCGTTCTATACTATCTGATTTGTGGAACAGGTGCTGATATTACTTTAAATATTAACCTTAATGCAAACACAGGTGTATTCATCTACAGAAGCATTTATCAGGAGGAGATATAA